Genomic window (Candidatus Fermentibacter sp.):
GCGGCACCGGCGATCACGAGGGCCAGCCCGGCGGCGATCCTGCCTCCGATGTTCTCCCTGAACAGCGCGCCGGCGATCAGCACGGTCAGGACACCCTCGAGGTTGAGCATGAGCGAGGCGGTGGAGGCGGATGTCCGGGCGAGCCCCCACATCAGGAGAACGGGCGCAGCCATGCCTCCCGACACCACGGCTCCGGCCAGCCAGGGCGCGTCGCGCCCCGAGAGCCCGGTGGAGAAGCGCCTCCCGCCGGGCGTGAGCCTTGCCGCCAGCGCGGCCGCTCCCAGCCCTGCGCCCGACCCGAGGTACAGGAGCCCCGCAAGCACCGCAGGTTCCACATCGCCGAGGAGGGCCTTCGCCGCAACGGTGGCGCATCCGAAGAGGACGGCGGACGAGACGGCCAGCAGCCGCCCGCCGGGAGCGTTCACGGGAAGGACCCGGGATTCAGCGCAGGATCTCCACGAAACCGCGCCGGACCCTCACGATGCGGCTAGGGCCGGCGGAATCGATCCTGCCGCCGTCGAGGCACAGATCGGCGGCTTCCCGCACGGCATCCTCCACGCAGGCGAAGTCGAGAGCCGGGGGATTGTCGCGGGTGTTGGCGCTGGTGCTCACGAGGGGGTAGCCGACCTCGCCGAGGATCGCCCTGGTCAGGGGATCGGCCGGCACCCTCACGGCGACCGTCCCGTCGGGCGCGCAGACCCACCCGGGGGCCGACCTGCCGGCACGGAGCACGATGGTGAACGGACCGGGCCAGCATTCCCCGGCCAGGGCGGATTCCTCCTCGTCCATCTCCGCGAGGTCGCGCGTCATCTCGAGATCCGACGCCAGGACGATGAAGGGCCTGCCCCCGCCGTACCCCTTGATGGAGGCCAGGCGGCTGACGCTTTCGGGCCTCCCTGCGCGGCAGGCAAGCCCGTATACGGTGTCGGACGGGTACAGGACTATCCCGCCGGAATGGAGCGCCTCGGCCGCATCCTCGATCTGGACGGCGGAGAGGAAGGAGCGCTGGATGCGGATCGTCCTGCCCGGGGTCACATCCCCCGCTTCGCCCTGAGCCTCATCCCCAGCTCCGGATCGGACAGGGCCAGTATCTGCGCGGCCAGGAAGCCCGCGTTCCTCGCCCCGTGCGAGCCGATGGCCACGGTGGCCACGGGGATGCCCTTCGGCATCATGACTGTGGACAGGAGCGCGTCCATGCCGTTGAGCGGACCGGCCTCGAGGGGGACCCCGATCACGGGCAGGATGGTGCGGGAGGCCACCGCGCCGGCGAGATGGGCCGCAAGCCCGGCTCCGGCCACCAGCACGCGGATGCCCGCAGCCTCGGCCCCGGCAGCATAGGCGGCGACTTCGCCGGGATTCCTGTGGGCCGACATGACCCTGACCTCGCATTCGACCCCGAGATCCTCGAGGACCGCCCTGGCCAGGTCCATGACCTCCCTGTCGCTCTCGCTGCCCATCAGTATCCCTACTCTGGCGGCCATAGCCCTCCCCGCGCCTCCCGGCCTGGAGCCGGGCCCGGGCGCATGTGCGTCATCGTCATGTCGCGCCGATGTCCTTCCGCCAGGAGGCGCCCCGGAACGTGATGGTGCCGACCGCTGCGTACGTCTTCGCAAGAGCCTCGCCCAGACCGGCTCCGGTGCCGGTGACACCCAGCACCCGCCCGCCCGCCGTGACGAGGCTGCCGTCCGACATGGCGGTGCCGGCATGGAACACCGTGATGCCGCTGTCATCGGCCCCTGCCGAATCGATCCCGTCGATCCGGAACCCGCTCCCGTATGCGCCAGGATATCCCTCCGAGGCCATGACGACGCAGGCCGAAGCCCCGGGCAGTATCCTGATCCCGGAGAAGTCCGGATTCCCCCTCGCGCAGGACAGGAATGCCGCTCCGGCATCCCCCTCCAGCAGGGCAAGGACTGCCTGTGCCTCGGGATCGCCGAACCGGCAGTTGAATTCGAGCACGGCCGGTCCTTCCTGCGCGAGGATCAGGCCGGCGTAGAGCACCCCCCTGTAGTCGGTGCCGCGGCGGTGGAGCTCTTCGAGGACCGGCCGGAAGACGTTCGAGAGCGCCCAGTCGGAGAATCCTCCGGGGATCCCTGGAGCGGGGCATACCGCCCCCATCCCGCCTGTGTTGGGCCCCCTGTCGCCGTCGAAGGCCCTCTTGTGGTCGCGGCTGGGAGGCAGCACGAAAGCCTCTTCACCGGAGCAGAGGGCCATCATGCTCACCTCGCGGCCACGCAGCCTCTTCTCCAGGACCACCCTGCCCCGGCCTCCCGGGAACAGCCTCCCGAGAGCCTCCGAGGCTTCGTCGTCCCCGTCGGGGAGGAACACGCCCTTGCCGGCGGCGAGGCCGTCGTCCTTCAGGACCCAGCCGCCCCAGGAACCGCCGGCAGCCTCGAGGACCCCTGCGGGAGTGGAAAGGAGCCTTCCGGGGGCGGTCGGCACCCCGGCGGCGGCCATCAGCTCCTTGGCGAACCACTTGCTCCCCTCGAGCATGGCGCATGCCGCGGACGGGCCGAAGCAGGGAATCCCGGCGTCCTCCAGGGCGTCGGCGATGCCCGCGACGAGGGGGGCTTCGGGGCCGGGCACGACCAGGTCCGCCCCCAGCCTGGAGGAAAGGCCGATGAGGCCTTCGATGTCATCCGCCCTGACGGGATGGCATTCACAGGTCGCGGCCATGCCGGGGTTGCCCGGGGCGGCATGCAGCTCGTGGCCGCCCTCGCGGGAGAGGGCGTGGGCTATCGCATGCTCCCTGCCGCCCGAGCCGATCACGAGGATCCTCACTTCCCGGGCTCCTCGAGCGGCGCATACGCATGGCGCGCCTCGGGGAAGGAACCGTTCCTCACCTCGCCGGCGTAGTCGGAAAGCGCCCGGGTGATCCCGGCTCCGATGTCGGCGTACCTCTTCAGGAACCTCGGCTCGAAGCCCCTGGTGATGCCCAGCATGTCGTTGACCACCAGTATCTGGCCGTCGGTGAACCTGCCGGCCCCTATGCCGATGGTCGGTATCGAGAGGGCCCCGGTGACGTCCCGCGCGATCGCCTCCTCGACGCTCTCGAGGACCAGGGCGAACGCACCGGCATCCTCGAGCGCCCTGGCTTCCGACATCACGCGCCCGGCCTGGCCGGCCCCGACCGCCCTGTACCCGCCCGATGCACGGACGGACTGGGGGAGGAGGCCGACATGACCCATCACGGGGATGCCGGAGGCGATTATGGCAGCCGTCCTTGCGAGAGGCATCGGCGAGCCTCCCTCGAGCTTCACGGCGTCCGCGCCCCCTTCGGCGACGAGACGCACGGCCGAGTCGACCGCCCTCTCGTCCGACGCCTGATACGATCCGAACGGCATGTCGGCCACGACGAACGTGCCGGGGGCACCCCGCCTGACCGCCTTCACGTGCGGGAGCATCATCTCCACCGTGGCTCCGAGCGTCGTTTCCTCACCGAGAACCGCCATGGCGATGGAATCGCCGACCAGGATGAAGTCGATGCCGGCCTCCTGCTCCAGGAGGGCGGTCGGAAAGTCGTATGCCGTGAGGGATGCGATCCTCCTGCCCTCGGCCTTCATCCTCGCGAAATCCGGAACGGTCCGCATGGTCACCCGACCTTTCCACCGGCCGGAGCTCCCCCGCCGGGGGCGTCCGGGAACAGCTTCCTGTAGACGATCAGGTACGCCGCGAGCCCGTAAGCGAGCCCGGCGACCACGTCCATCACGTAGTGTTCGGCCCCGTAGACGATCTCGAAGCAGAGGGCCGCGACGGGCAGGGCCACCCACCATGCACGCCTGCCGAACTCGTGGAGCGAGACGAGGAGCGTCATGAACGGGACCCCGGCGTGCAGGGACGGCATGGCCCCCCTGGGGCTGGGCTGGAAGGCCCCCGACAGCCAGTCGCTCGTGAAGCTCGAAAGGGCCAGGTAGACGACCCTCTCGGCGTGATGGATGTCCCCCTCCAGTTCGGCCATCCAGGGAGGCGTCAGGGGGAAGAGGACATACGTGAGATATCCCGCCAGGGAGATCAGTACAACGGCGACCGAGGCCCTCTTCATCGAATCCACCCCCCTGCGCCACAGCAGGATGCCCGGCAGCAGGAACGGGAAGGCGAAGAGGGAGGCGTGCAGCACCGCGAA
Coding sequences:
- a CDS encoding L-threonylcarbamoyladenylate synthase — translated: MTPGRTIRIQRSFLSAVQIEDAAEALHSGGIVLYPSDTVYGLACRAGRPESVSRLASIKGYGGGRPFIVLASDLEMTRDLAEMDEEESALAGECWPGPFTIVLRAGRSAPGWVCAPDGTVAVRVPADPLTRAILGEVGYPLVSTSANTRDNPPALDFACVEDAVREAADLCLDGGRIDSAGPSRIVRVRRGFVEILR
- the panB gene encoding 3-methyl-2-oxobutanoate hydroxymethyltransferase, translating into MRTVPDFARMKAEGRRIASLTAYDFPTALLEQEAGIDFILVGDSIAMAVLGEETTLGATVEMMLPHVKAVRRGAPGTFVVADMPFGSYQASDERAVDSAVRLVAEGGADAVKLEGGSPMPLARTAAIIASGIPVMGHVGLLPQSVRASGGYRAVGAGQAGRVMSEARALEDAGAFALVLESVEEAIARDVTGALSIPTIGIGAGRFTDGQILVVNDMLGITRGFEPRFLKRYADIGAGITRALSDYAGEVRNGSFPEARHAYAPLEEPGK
- a CDS encoding phosphatase PAP2 family protein; its protein translation is MFDLKGKLLEAVADRYYRAILAICGAYSVAAALIPFMRLVPRWPAQLAIFALLYAGLRARAIPDWARRWFYYAMLTVSYQALRLLVSTCSDGFHGAGIIAMEQRFFGILPTVWLQGVLHPTQGFAWYDYIFAVLHASLFAFPFLLPGILLWRRGVDSMKRASVAVVLISLAGYLTYVLFPLTPPWMAELEGDIHHAERVVYLALSSFTSDWLSGAFQPSPRGAMPSLHAGVPFMTLLVSLHEFGRRAWWVALPVAALCFEIVYGAEHYVMDVVAGLAYGLAAYLIVYRKLFPDAPGGGAPAGGKVG
- the purE gene encoding 5-(carboxyamino)imidazole ribonucleotide mutase; its protein translation is MAARVGILMGSESDREVMDLARAVLEDLGVECEVRVMSAHRNPGEVAAYAAGAEAAGIRVLVAGAGLAAHLAGAVASRTILPVIGVPLEAGPLNGMDALLSTVMMPKGIPVATVAIGSHGARNAGFLAAQILALSDPELGMRLRAKRGM
- the purD gene encoding phosphoribosylamine--glycine ligase gives rise to the protein MRILVIGSGGREHAIAHALSREGGHELHAAPGNPGMAATCECHPVRADDIEGLIGLSSRLGADLVVPGPEAPLVAGIADALEDAGIPCFGPSAACAMLEGSKWFAKELMAAAGVPTAPGRLLSTPAGVLEAAGGSWGGWVLKDDGLAAGKGVFLPDGDDEASEALGRLFPGGRGRVVLEKRLRGREVSMMALCSGEEAFVLPPSRDHKRAFDGDRGPNTGGMGAVCPAPGIPGGFSDWALSNVFRPVLEELHRRGTDYRGVLYAGLILAQEGPAVLEFNCRFGDPEAQAVLALLEGDAGAAFLSCARGNPDFSGIRILPGASACVVMASEGYPGAYGSGFRIDGIDSAGADDSGITVFHAGTAMSDGSLVTAGGRVLGVTGTGAGLGEALAKTYAAVGTITFRGASWRKDIGAT